The Pseudomonas azadiae genome includes a window with the following:
- a CDS encoding D-2-hydroxyacid dehydrogenase produces the protein MRVLIAEQDHPLYAQLLGEAAPDLEVLTSGDSAELSRLAADCPVWLGQPDLLATLLRQGHHPQWLQSTWAGITPLLAEGLPRDYRLTRAVGIYGQVMAEFVLTYMLGHEREVLARLVSQVERKWDSRTGQSLAGRKVLIVGTGDIGQSVAQFLVPFGVKLYGIASQAREQAPFIEVAGLDQFGRLVGEVDYVINLLPNTPDTHDLYDAALFKQFKPTGLFINVGRGVAVVDADLVEALKEGHLAGAVIDVCRQEPLPQRHPFWTAWGLLLTGHSSAPTSPELMVELFVHNVRAYQAGQALRGEVDFERGY, from the coding sequence ATGCGTGTTCTGATTGCTGAACAGGATCACCCGCTCTACGCCCAATTGCTGGGCGAAGCTGCACCGGACCTGGAGGTGCTGACCAGCGGCGATTCGGCCGAGCTGTCGCGCCTGGCCGCCGATTGTCCGGTATGGCTGGGCCAGCCGGACCTGCTCGCAACGCTGTTGCGCCAGGGCCATCACCCGCAATGGCTGCAGTCGACCTGGGCCGGCATCACCCCGTTGCTGGCCGAAGGCCTGCCCCGCGACTATCGCCTGACCCGCGCGGTCGGCATCTATGGCCAGGTCATGGCTGAATTTGTCCTCACCTACATGCTCGGCCACGAGCGCGAAGTCTTGGCGCGTCTGGTCAGCCAGGTCGAGCGCAAATGGGACAGCCGCACCGGCCAGAGCCTGGCGGGGCGCAAGGTATTGATCGTCGGCACCGGCGATATCGGCCAGAGTGTCGCCCAATTCCTGGTGCCGTTTGGCGTCAAGCTGTACGGCATCGCCAGCCAGGCCCGCGAGCAGGCGCCGTTTATCGAAGTCGCCGGGCTCGATCAGTTTGGCCGGCTGGTGGGAGAGGTTGATTATGTAATCAACCTGCTGCCCAACACACCCGACACCCATGATCTGTACGACGCCGCACTGTTCAAGCAATTCAAGCCGACCGGGTTGTTTATCAACGTCGGGCGCGGCGTGGCGGTGGTGGATGCCGATCTGGTTGAAGCCCTGAAAGAGGGGCACCTGGCCGGCGCGGTGATCGACGTGTGCCGCCAGGAACCATTGCCGCAACGTCATCCCTTTTGGACCGCCTGGGGCCTGCTCTTGACCGGTCACAGCTCGGCGCCGACTTCGCCTGAGTTGATGGTGGAGTTGTTTGTGCACAACGTGCGTGCGTACCAGGCCGGGCAAGCATTGCGCGGGGAAGTGGATTTCGAGCGCGGTTACTGA
- a CDS encoding nitroreductase family protein, with translation MTRVADYPIHPQFTDRWSPRAFTGERISKDTLLSFFEAARWAPSAYNSQPWRFLYARRDTPDWERYLGLLNEFNRGWAQHASALVIIASKTDFVAPGATEETPALWHTFDTGSAWGHLALQASLSGWHTHGMAGFDQELTRKTLNIPQGYALHAAVAIGKLGDKSTLPEYLQGREMPSPRKPLSELVCEGDFSL, from the coding sequence ATGACACGTGTTGCCGACTATCCGATCCATCCGCAGTTCACCGACCGCTGGTCGCCTCGCGCCTTCACCGGCGAGCGCATTTCCAAGGACACCCTGCTGAGCTTCTTCGAAGCCGCGCGCTGGGCGCCTTCGGCGTACAACTCGCAGCCCTGGCGTTTTCTCTATGCGCGCCGTGACACACCGGACTGGGAACGCTACCTGGGCCTGCTCAATGAATTCAACCGTGGCTGGGCGCAGCATGCGTCCGCCCTGGTGATCATCGCCTCCAAGACCGATTTCGTCGCCCCTGGCGCCACCGAAGAAACCCCGGCGCTGTGGCACACCTTCGACACCGGCTCGGCCTGGGGCCACCTGGCGCTGCAGGCCAGCCTCAGCGGCTGGCACACCCATGGCATGGCCGGCTTCGATCAGGAACTGACACGCAAAACGCTGAACATCCCGCAAGGTTATGCGCTGCATGCCGCCGTGGCGATCGGCAAGCTGGGCGACAAGTCGACCCTGCCCGAGTACCTGCAAGGCCGTGAAATGCCGAGCCCGCGCAAGCCGTTGAGCGAACTGGTGTGCGAAGGTGATTTCAGCCTTTAA
- a CDS encoding YcgN family cysteine cluster protein gives MAAKVEPFWIRKTLEHLDQEEWESLCDGCGLCCLQKLEDEDDNSVYYTRIACKLLDLKTCQCTDYPNRRASVPDCIQLTPGQADQFKWLPPTCGYRLVSERKDLPLWHHLVCGDRDAVHHERISQSGRMLSEGSVPEDDWEDYLIFRAG, from the coding sequence ATGGCCGCCAAAGTCGAACCTTTCTGGATACGCAAAACCCTTGAACACCTCGACCAGGAGGAGTGGGAGTCGTTGTGCGACGGCTGTGGCCTGTGCTGCCTGCAAAAGCTTGAGGATGAAGATGACAACAGCGTCTATTACACGCGCATCGCCTGCAAACTGCTGGACCTGAAGACCTGCCAGTGCACCGACTATCCCAACCGGCGCGCATCCGTGCCCGATTGCATCCAGCTCACGCCGGGCCAGGCCGACCAGTTCAAATGGCTGCCGCCGACCTGCGGCTATCGCCTGGTCAGTGAACGCAAGGATTTGCCGCTGTGGCATCACCTGGTCTGCGGCGACCGCGATGCAGTGCACCACGAACGCATTTCCCAGTCCGGACGCATGCTCAGCGAAGGCAGCGTGCCGGAGGACGACTGGGAGGATTACCTGATTTTTCGCGCGGGCTAG
- a CDS encoding YgaP family membrane protein has protein sequence MSDSKTMRPIIEHTPFQTQPTQNVHGWERFGSVAGGAIMVGKGLRRGGIFGLVQVAIGGMALARGFTGHCSLKDKLEHGRQEMNSVRAKIERAGDELRNLKTQAEVAAENVVKTTD, from the coding sequence ATGAGCGACAGCAAAACCATGCGCCCTATCATCGAACACACCCCATTCCAGACCCAGCCCACGCAAAACGTGCACGGCTGGGAACGCTTCGGCTCGGTGGCCGGCGGCGCGATAATGGTGGGCAAAGGCCTGCGCCGTGGTGGGATTTTCGGTTTGGTCCAGGTGGCAATCGGCGGCATGGCGTTGGCCCGTGGTTTCACCGGGCACTGCTCGCTCAAAGACAAGCTGGAACACGGCCGCCAGGAAATGAACAGCGTGCGCGCGAAGATCGAGCGCGCCGGGGATGAGCTGAGGAACCTGAAGACCCAGGCGGAAGTGGCGGCTGAGAACGTCGTAAAAACCACTGACTGA
- a CDS encoding RNA methyltransferase: MGNKRYSCIGLYNPKSPENVGSVMRAAGCYGVASVFYTGVRYERARDFITDTKKVHHDIPLIGIDDLKKILPLGCIPVAVELVEGARPLPEYTHPDRALYIFGPEDGSLDKEIRDWCEDVVYIPTTGCMNLAATVNVVLYDRLAKGNNTRSGPKY, encoded by the coding sequence GTGGGCAATAAACGCTACAGCTGCATCGGTCTGTATAACCCCAAATCCCCCGAAAACGTCGGTTCGGTCATGCGTGCCGCCGGCTGCTACGGCGTGGCCTCGGTGTTCTACACCGGCGTGCGTTACGAGCGCGCCCGGGACTTCATCACCGACACCAAGAAGGTCCATCACGACATTCCGCTGATCGGCATCGATGACCTGAAGAAAATCCTGCCCCTGGGCTGCATTCCCGTTGCGGTGGAACTGGTGGAAGGCGCCCGTCCCCTGCCTGAATACACCCACCCCGACCGTGCCCTGTACATTTTCGGCCCGGAAGACGGCTCCCTCGATAAAGAGATCCGCGACTGGTGCGAAGACGTGGTCTACATCCCGACGACCGGCTGCATGAACCTCGCGGCCACCGTCAACGTGGTGCTCTACGACCGCCTGGCCAAAGGCAACAACACCCGTTCGGGTCCCAAGTACTGA
- a CDS encoding YajD family HNH nuclease translates to MSSTNPPSHTAKLDRILADAQRDREMGYRDKALKMYPHVCGRCAREFAGKRLSELTVHHRNHNHDDNPQDGSNWELLCLYCHDNEHSRYTDQQYFGEGSTSSPTIAKATHNPFAALAGLMKKD, encoded by the coding sequence ATGAGCTCAACCAACCCGCCCTCCCACACCGCCAAGCTGGATCGCATCCTCGCCGATGCCCAGCGCGACCGTGAAATGGGCTACCGCGACAAAGCCTTGAAAATGTACCCCCACGTGTGCGGCCGTTGCGCCCGTGAATTCGCCGGCAAACGCCTGAGCGAACTGACCGTGCACCACCGCAACCACAATCATGACGACAACCCCCAGGACGGCTCCAACTGGGAGTTGCTGTGCCTGTATTGCCATGACAACGAACACTCGCGCTACACCGACCAGCAGTATTTCGGCGAAGGCTCCACCAGCAGCCCGACGATTGCCAAGGCGACGCACAATCCGTTTGCGGCGTTGGCGGGGTTGATGAAGAAGGACTGA
- a CDS encoding spermidine synthase yields MKRFVLLDTTPIPDNGGALCLFEYGEDFVIKIQGGDGGQLMNTRMHGSEDALAQIPCRKVAGRPDSRVLIGGLGMGFTLASALKHLGKTAEVVVAELVPGVVEWNRGPLGEKSGRPLLDPRTVIRLEDVAKVLQAEPQGFDAIMLDVDNGPEGLTQKANSWLYSAGGLAACAKALRPKGVLAVWSASADRLFSDKLRKAGFKAEEVQVFAHGNKGTRHTIWIAEKLKG; encoded by the coding sequence ATGAAACGTTTCGTTCTGCTCGACACCACCCCGATCCCCGACAACGGCGGTGCCTTGTGCCTGTTCGAGTACGGTGAAGATTTTGTCATCAAGATCCAGGGCGGTGACGGCGGCCAGTTGATGAACACACGCATGCACGGTTCCGAAGATGCGCTGGCGCAAATTCCCTGCCGCAAAGTCGCCGGACGCCCGGACTCACGGGTGCTGATCGGTGGTTTGGGCATGGGGTTTACCCTGGCGTCGGCGCTCAAGCACCTGGGCAAGACCGCTGAAGTGGTGGTCGCGGAACTGGTACCGGGCGTTGTGGAATGGAACCGTGGGCCACTCGGCGAAAAGTCCGGCCGCCCGCTGCTGGACCCGCGCACCGTGATCCGCCTGGAAGATGTGGCCAAGGTGCTGCAAGCCGAGCCCCAGGGTTTTGACGCGATTATGCTGGATGTGGACAACGGCCCCGAAGGCCTCACGCAAAAGGCCAACAGCTGGCTTTACTCCGCCGGTGGCCTGGCCGCGTGCGCCAAGGCCCTGCGCCCCAAAGGTGTGCTGGCGGTGTGGTCGGCCAGCGCCGACAGGCTGTTCAGCGACAAACTGCGCAAGGCCGGTTTCAAGGCCGAGGAAGTGCAGGTATTTGCCCATGGCAACAAGGGCACCCGGCACACCATCTGGATTGCCGAAAAGCTCAAGGGCTAA
- a CDS encoding cyclic nucleotide-binding domain-containing protein: protein MAQPTLLNDEIRDMLMDCGLFDPLLPEDFHIAAGYFNISSIARDEVIFLEGDAGTFMCIIHSGQVAVQKTNPDGQRLTIATLRSGRAFGEMAVLDGERRSASCVAASDCVLLNLGKDSLEKMLNEAPRVAAKIIRAIAIALSKRLRMADGQLISQQC from the coding sequence ATGGCACAACCCACGCTACTGAATGACGAGATCCGCGACATGCTGATGGACTGCGGCCTGTTCGATCCCCTGCTGCCGGAAGATTTCCACATCGCCGCCGGCTACTTCAATATCAGCAGCATTGCCCGTGACGAGGTGATTTTCCTTGAGGGTGATGCCGGTACCTTCATGTGCATCATCCACAGCGGCCAGGTGGCGGTGCAGAAAACCAACCCTGACGGCCAGCGCCTGACCATCGCCACCCTGCGCAGCGGCCGGGCCTTTGGCGAAATGGCCGTGCTCGACGGCGAGCGGCGTTCGGCCAGTTGCGTGGCCGCCAGTGATTGCGTGCTGTTGAACCTGGGCAAGGATTCCCTGGAAAAGATGCTCAACGAAGCGCCCAGGGTCGCCGCCAAGATCATCCGCGCCATCGCCATCGCCCTGTCAAAACGCCTGCGCATGGCCGACGGGCAGCTTATTTCTCAACAGTGCTAA
- a CDS encoding S9 family peptidase — protein sequence MPTSLPPIARKAQGPDPYAWLQERDSAEVLDYLKAENAWQESQLADQQALRETLFEEIKGRILETDLSLPSPWGPYLYYTRTTAGDEYARHYRCRRPADDSLQVDESSEQLLLDPNALANGGFFSLGAFSISPNHQRLAYSLDTSGEEIYTLYVKELATDKVSELAFENCDGSMTWANDSLTLFFGELDDTHRPHKLYRYRLDGTAAQEVFHEPDGRFFLHCYRSSSERQLLLSLGSKTTSEVWALDADQPHLAFTCLAPRVEDHEYDVDHGQLNGAWTWFIRSNRDGINYALFVATDIGDVPTEDEWQNLIPHSDEVMLDGVSLNTGAMTLSLRIGGLPVIEVHPQGVPAYRVELPDAAYSLYVQNSLEFASDRIRLRYEALNRPAQVRQLELASGAQQVLKETPVLGVFNADDYVSQRLWATSTDGTQVPISLVVKRDQLGKPTPLYLYGYGAYGSSLDPWFSHARLSLLDRGVAFAIAHVRGGGELGEAWYRNGKQEHKQNTFSDFIACAEHLIAEGLTTSKQLVISGGSAGGLLIGAVLNQRPELFQAAIAEVPFVDVLNTMLDPELPLTVTEYDEWGNPQEPEVYARIKAYAPYENVRAQAYPAMLVIAGYNDSRVQYWEAAKWVARLRDTKTDDNLLLLKTELGAGHGGMSGRYQGLRDVALEYAFVFKALGLI from the coding sequence ATGCCTACATCGCTCCCCCCGATTGCCCGCAAGGCCCAAGGCCCGGATCCGTACGCCTGGCTGCAAGAACGTGACAGCGCCGAGGTGCTCGACTACCTCAAGGCCGAGAACGCCTGGCAGGAATCGCAGCTCGCCGATCAGCAAGCGCTGCGCGAAACCCTGTTCGAAGAGATCAAGGGCCGCATCCTCGAGACCGACCTGTCGCTGCCCTCGCCGTGGGGCCCGTATCTTTATTACACCCGCACCACCGCCGGCGACGAATACGCGCGCCACTACCGCTGCCGCCGCCCTGCCGATGACAGCCTCCAAGTGGATGAAAGCAGCGAGCAACTGCTGCTGGACCCCAACGCACTGGCCAATGGCGGTTTCTTCTCCCTCGGCGCGTTCAGCATCAGCCCCAACCACCAGCGCCTGGCCTACAGCCTCGATACCAGCGGTGAAGAGATTTACACCCTGTACGTGAAGGAACTGGCCACCGACAAAGTCAGTGAACTGGCGTTCGAGAACTGCGACGGTAGCATGACTTGGGCCAATGACAGCCTGACCCTGTTCTTCGGCGAACTGGACGACACCCACCGCCCGCACAAGCTGTATCGCTATCGCCTGGATGGCACGGCGGCGCAGGAAGTGTTCCACGAGCCCGACGGCCGTTTCTTCCTGCATTGCTACCGTTCAAGTTCCGAGCGCCAGTTGCTGCTCTCGCTTGGCAGCAAGACCACCAGCGAAGTCTGGGCGCTGGATGCCGACCAGCCGCACCTGGCGTTCACCTGCCTGGCGCCTCGGGTCGAAGACCATGAGTACGATGTCGACCACGGCCAATTGAACGGCGCGTGGACCTGGTTTATCCGCAGCAACCGGGATGGCATCAATTACGCGCTGTTCGTTGCGACCGACATCGGCGACGTGCCGACCGAAGATGAATGGCAAAACCTGATCCCCCACAGTGACGAGGTGATGCTCGACGGCGTGAGCCTGAACACCGGCGCCATGACCCTGAGCCTGCGCATCGGCGGCCTGCCGGTGATCGAAGTGCACCCGCAGGGCGTGCCGGCCTATCGCGTCGAATTGCCCGATGCGGCCTACAGCCTTTACGTGCAGAACAGCCTGGAATTTGCCAGCGACAGGATTCGCCTGCGCTATGAAGCCCTGAACCGCCCGGCCCAGGTACGCCAGCTGGAGCTTGCCAGCGGCGCGCAACAGGTGCTCAAGGAAACCCCGGTGCTCGGCGTGTTCAACGCTGACGACTACGTGAGCCAGCGCCTGTGGGCCACCTCGACGGATGGCACCCAGGTGCCGATCAGCCTGGTGGTCAAGCGCGACCAGCTCGGCAAACCCACGCCGCTGTACCTGTACGGCTACGGCGCCTACGGTTCGAGCCTTGACCCGTGGTTTTCCCATGCCCGCCTGAGCCTGCTGGACCGCGGCGTGGCGTTTGCAATTGCGCATGTGCGCGGCGGCGGCGAGCTGGGCGAAGCCTGGTACCGCAACGGCAAGCAGGAACACAAACAGAACACGTTCAGCGACTTTATCGCCTGCGCCGAACACTTAATCGCCGAAGGCCTGACCACGTCCAAACAACTGGTGATCAGCGGCGGCAGTGCCGGCGGTCTGCTGATCGGCGCGGTGCTCAACCAGCGCCCTGAGCTGTTCCAGGCGGCGATTGCCGAAGTGCCGTTCGTCGACGTGCTCAACACCATGCTCGACCCGGAGTTGCCGCTGACGGTCACCGAGTACGACGAGTGGGGCAACCCGCAGGAACCCGAGGTGTATGCACGCATCAAGGCCTATGCACCGTACGAAAACGTTCGCGCCCAAGCCTACCCGGCCATGCTGGTGATCGCCGGCTACAACGACAGCCGCGTGCAATATTGGGAAGCGGCCAAATGGGTGGCCAGGCTGCGCGACACTAAGACCGACGACAACCTGCTGCTGCTCAAGACCGAACTGGGCGCCGGCCACGGCGGTATGAGCGGTCGCTACCAGGGATTGCGTGACGTAGCGCTCGAATATGCATTTGTGTTCAAGGCACTGGGATTGATTTAG
- a CDS encoding MFS transporter, whose product MAGIAAATRKSRYHSRLFANLAMDTMTENDYLTAWGLYAFAALGCLLVWWRMTRWIWRWLREPLQLLMAVLLFSPTIVDPVKTQFAPAVAITALDLVLKVGNNAWRAISDLFMYTLIAFGVYLVIVLIRWPIERAANARRERKAATDAALAAEPPEDEDDVPFRRPAPVSGMRVEPRL is encoded by the coding sequence GTGGCAGGCATTGCAGCCGCGACTCGCAAAAGCCGTTATCATAGCCGCCTGTTTGCCAACCTTGCCATGGACACCATGACCGAGAACGATTATCTGACCGCTTGGGGCCTTTACGCCTTCGCTGCTTTGGGCTGCCTGTTGGTGTGGTGGCGCATGACCCGCTGGATCTGGCGTTGGTTGCGCGAGCCGCTGCAATTGCTGATGGCGGTGTTGCTGTTCAGCCCGACCATCGTCGACCCGGTCAAGACCCAGTTCGCGCCGGCCGTGGCCATCACCGCCCTGGACCTGGTGCTCAAGGTCGGCAATAACGCCTGGCGGGCTATTTCCGATTTGTTCATGTACACCCTGATCGCCTTTGGCGTGTACCTGGTGATTGTGCTGATCCGCTGGCCCATCGAGCGCGCCGCCAACGCCCGCCGCGAGCGCAAGGCCGCCACCGATGCGGCACTGGCCGCCGAACCGCCTGAAGACGAAGACGACGTGCCTTTTCGGCGTCCCGCTCCGGTGAGCGGCATGCGGGTCGAACCGCGCCTTTAA
- a CDS encoding class II glutamine amidotransferase: MCELLGMSANVPTDIVFSFTGLMQRGGRTGPHRDGWGIAFYEGRGLRLFQDPAASSESEVALLVQRYPIKSEVVIGHIRQANVGKVSLANTHPFVRELWGRNWCFAHNGQLADFNPRATFYRPVGDTDSEAAFCDLLNRVREAFPEPVDLEKVLPELIAACAEYRSKGVFNCLLSDGDWLFCYCSTKLAQITRRAPFGPARLKDVDVIVDFQAETTPNDVVTVIATEPLTDNENWTRYEPGQWSLWRRGECVSQGVTE, encoded by the coding sequence ATGTGTGAATTATTGGGCATGAGTGCCAACGTCCCCACCGATATCGTGTTCAGCTTTACCGGGTTGATGCAGCGCGGCGGGCGCACCGGTCCCCACCGTGACGGTTGGGGCATTGCCTTCTATGAGGGCCGTGGCCTGCGCCTGTTCCAGGACCCGGCCGCGAGCAGTGAATCGGAAGTGGCGTTGCTGGTGCAGCGTTACCCGATCAAGAGTGAAGTGGTGATTGGTCACATCCGCCAGGCCAACGTCGGCAAGGTCAGCCTGGCCAACACCCATCCGTTCGTACGCGAGCTGTGGGGCCGCAACTGGTGTTTCGCCCATAACGGCCAGTTGGCGGATTTCAACCCGCGCGCGACCTTCTACCGCCCGGTCGGCGATACCGACAGCGAGGCGGCGTTCTGCGATTTGCTCAACCGTGTGCGCGAAGCCTTCCCCGAGCCGGTGGACCTTGAAAAGGTCCTGCCGGAACTGATCGCTGCCTGCGCCGAATACCGCAGCAAAGGCGTGTTCAACTGCCTGCTCAGCGACGGCGACTGGCTGTTTTGCTATTGCTCGACCAAGCTGGCACAGATTACCCGCCGCGCGCCCTTTGGCCCGGCGCGCTTGAAAGATGTCGACGTGATCGTCGATTTTCAGGCTGAAACCACGCCCAATGACGTGGTCACCGTGATCGCCACCGAGCCGTTGACCGACAATGAAAACTGGACCCGCTACGAACCGGGCCAATGGAGCCTGTGGCGACGCGGTGAATGCGTCAGCCAGGGCGTTACCGAGTAA
- a CDS encoding DUF2937 family protein produces the protein MLLSYLRLVLFAIGLLVGVQVPGFINDYAKRVEAHLIEAQTGLSGFETTARQFFNGDLQALVAHYRASDDPVFQSDANSLGAMLDRRVALDKQFQAMQGPWYIRALQVAVAADPDIRQETWNGYSYQILLTPEAMGWGLGGAMLLSFGIECLFRLIDWVVLGGRRLRQSRPIEERDLKGL, from the coding sequence ATGTTGCTCAGTTATCTGCGGTTGGTGCTGTTTGCCATTGGCCTGTTGGTCGGTGTGCAAGTGCCGGGTTTCATCAATGACTACGCCAAGCGCGTCGAGGCCCACCTGATCGAGGCGCAGACCGGCCTTAGCGGGTTTGAAACCACCGCGCGGCAGTTCTTCAACGGGGATCTGCAGGCGTTGGTAGCGCATTACCGCGCCAGTGATGACCCGGTGTTCCAGAGCGACGCCAACAGCCTCGGCGCGATGCTCGACCGCCGGGTGGCGTTGGACAAGCAATTCCAGGCCATGCAAGGCCCGTGGTATATCCGCGCCCTGCAAGTGGCGGTCGCGGCGGATCCAGACATCCGCCAGGAAACCTGGAATGGCTACAGCTACCAGATCCTGTTGACCCCCGAAGCGATGGGCTGGGGACTGGGCGGGGCGATGCTGCTGTCGTTTGGCATCGAGTGCCTGTTCCGTCTGATCGATTGGGTGGTGTTGGGCGGTCGGCGCCTGCGCCAGAGCCGACCGATCGAAGAGCGTGACCTCAAAGGCCTCTGA
- a CDS encoding LysR family transcriptional regulator — MNLKFLETFVWVAKLKSFRLTAEKLFTTQASISSRIAVLESELGVKLFLRDSRGVSLTPEGLKVLDYAEQMMVTMQGLKQSLETSSSKVGRIRIGAMDTVIHTWLSPFVAELMDHFPRVEIELVADTALNLSDQLQKGFLDLILQTDLLRLETVRSLELASHPMAWIVASQSIYHRDYASLAELAQERIITYSKNSHPHQDVISLMQANGVAAPRMNCVNSVSAITRLLRDGFGIGALPPVLVREELARGELVMLPMAQRLPNLQVVVSWRVGVELVEEIVGLCQKVVARYAEEVGEERMLLNKPD; from the coding sequence ATGAATTTGAAGTTCCTCGAAACCTTCGTCTGGGTGGCCAAGCTCAAGAGTTTCCGCCTGACCGCCGAGAAGCTGTTCACCACCCAGGCGTCGATTTCCAGCCGTATCGCGGTGCTGGAAAGCGAATTGGGCGTAAAGCTGTTTCTGCGCGATTCGCGCGGCGTGAGCCTGACGCCGGAAGGCTTGAAGGTGCTCGATTACGCCGAGCAGATGATGGTGACCATGCAGGGCCTGAAGCAGTCCCTAGAAACCTCCAGCAGCAAGGTCGGGCGCATCCGCATCGGCGCAATGGACACGGTGATCCACACCTGGCTCAGCCCGTTTGTGGCGGAACTGATGGACCATTTCCCCCGGGTGGAAATTGAGTTGGTCGCCGATACCGCGCTTAACCTCAGCGATCAGCTGCAAAAAGGCTTCCTCGACCTGATCCTGCAAACCGACCTGCTGCGCCTCGAAACCGTGCGCAGCCTCGAGCTGGCGAGCCATCCCATGGCCTGGATCGTCGCGAGCCAGTCGATCTACCACCGCGACTATGCCTCACTCGCCGAGCTGGCCCAGGAACGCATCATCACCTACTCGAAAAACTCCCACCCGCACCAGGACGTGATCAGCCTGATGCAGGCCAACGGTGTGGCCGCACCACGGATGAACTGTGTCAACTCGGTCTCGGCGATTACCCGGTTGTTGCGTGATGGCTTTGGGATTGGCGCGTTGCCGCCGGTGCTGGTCAGGGAGGAACTGGCGCGTGGCGAGTTGGTGATGCTGCCGATGGCGCAGCGCCTGCCGAACTTGCAGGTGGTGGTGTCGTGGCGCGTGGGGGTGGAGTTGGTGGAGGAGATTGTGGGGTTGTGCCAGAAGGTCGTTGCCCGCTACGCCGAAGAGGTTGGCGAAGAGCGGATGTTACTGAATAAACCCGATTAA
- a CDS encoding 5-oxoprolinase subunit PxpA — MSRLLLNCDIGESFGNWTLGLDAEVMPFIDCANVACGFHAGDPSIMRKTVSLALKHGVQIGAHPAYQDLQGFGRRSMAYTPQEIQDLLHYQIGALDGICRAQGGRVSYVKPHGAMYNDMMANPVQLRAVIQAVAAYGELPLMLLATRDNSAAQALGDEYGVTLWFEAFADRAYDARGHLVSRQLPGAVHHDSEIIVQQALTISRGENLTASDGSPLILRADTLCVHGDNASSVAAVQRIREALKPA; from the coding sequence GTGAGCCGTCTTTTACTCAATTGCGACATCGGCGAAAGCTTTGGCAATTGGACCCTGGGTCTGGATGCCGAGGTCATGCCGTTTATCGATTGCGCCAACGTGGCCTGCGGCTTCCATGCCGGCGACCCGAGCATCATGCGCAAAACCGTCAGCCTGGCGCTCAAGCACGGCGTGCAAATCGGCGCGCACCCGGCGTACCAGGACCTGCAAGGCTTCGGTCGCCGCTCCATGGCCTACACGCCGCAGGAAATCCAGGACCTGTTGCACTACCAGATCGGCGCCCTCGACGGCATCTGCCGCGCCCAGGGCGGGCGCGTCAGCTACGTCAAACCCCACGGCGCGATGTACAACGACATGATGGCCAACCCTGTGCAACTGCGCGCAGTCATCCAGGCCGTCGCCGCGTATGGCGAATTGCCGCTGATGCTGCTGGCCACCCGCGACAACAGCGCGGCCCAGGCCTTGGGCGATGAGTACGGCGTGACACTGTGGTTCGAAGCCTTCGCCGACCGTGCCTACGACGCCCGGGGCCATCTGGTGTCGCGCCAGTTGCCTGGCGCTGTGCACCATGATTCCGAGATCATCGTGCAACAAGCCCTGACGATTTCCCGTGGCGAAAATCTGACGGCCAGTGACGGCAGCCCGCTGATCCTGCGAGCCGATACCTTGTGCGTGCACGGCGACAACGCCAGCTCGGTCGCGGCGGTGCAGCGCATTCGCGAGGCATTGAAGCCAGCATGA